One window of the Thermodesulfomicrobium sp. WS genome contains the following:
- the qrcB gene encoding menaquinone reductase molybdopterin-binding-like subunit QrcB, whose amino-acid sequence MGLDRRSFISLVAGGVVGSLATPVVWKTLDDVSIWSQNWPWIPRLKYGEETLLPSLCKLGTDAYGVQVKLVAGHPVAAYGNPEHPLSRGGICPLGAASVQLLYSPSRVRSPKKRVGNSFEDISWEEAEALLAEQLKSAGKDVALVSGDDTGTAAEVLAGLVAALGSQQAYFMPSEGAAAAAALKLLGGDGLVGYDLEGADYVLLLGADALGAWGTTLRNAKAFADGRERAVRVVYVGPAMTATAAVADAWIPCTPGTEGVVAMGLANMILERRSPSKVAGLAEFRKQAAGFTPDAVATRSGVAAETLLGLAKELLAAGKPLVVPGTTAAQGLAVSDAAAALAVNVLLDRINMPGGVMVLPWGPKVVAAAPDKKAMMGRDVVGYLAAVAAGNAPAPKVLLVHAANPAYALPDLKTAQTALDKAGFVVSFSSFMDETAAQADLILPDSLTYERYDDAYTPYGSGQANYTMAAPILKQPLFATKAAADVALGVASKLGADLGFASFEDVLKAKAEALGLDFEAAATGSVWLGTEFAVQQLDLAKVQAPASAATAADLTLVPVANLKIGSPKVATPPFGTNAISPRELQGKDMVVAMNAATASKLGVRAGDAVTLSGAGGECRARVRIFEGVVDGAVMAPLGLGHTAWDAFSRGKGANVFQILGTQADVAGFTRFATAPVGVRKA is encoded by the coding sequence ATGGGACTTGATAGAAGAAGTTTTATTTCTCTGGTGGCAGGCGGCGTTGTGGGCAGCCTTGCCACTCCGGTGGTGTGGAAAACCTTGGATGACGTGTCCATCTGGTCGCAGAACTGGCCTTGGATCCCTCGTTTGAAGTACGGCGAGGAGACACTCCTTCCCTCCTTGTGCAAACTGGGTACGGATGCCTATGGCGTGCAGGTGAAGCTGGTGGCCGGCCATCCGGTGGCGGCGTACGGCAACCCCGAGCATCCGCTGAGCCGCGGCGGGATCTGCCCCTTGGGCGCGGCCAGCGTGCAGCTCCTCTATAGCCCGTCTCGGGTGCGCAGCCCCAAAAAGCGCGTGGGTAATTCCTTCGAGGACATCTCGTGGGAAGAAGCCGAGGCACTTTTGGCCGAGCAGCTCAAGTCCGCAGGCAAGGACGTGGCCTTGGTGAGCGGGGATGACACCGGCACGGCGGCCGAAGTCCTGGCTGGCCTTGTGGCGGCCTTGGGTTCGCAGCAGGCCTATTTCATGCCCAGCGAGGGCGCTGCCGCTGCCGCGGCCTTGAAGCTTTTGGGCGGCGACGGTCTGGTGGGCTATGACTTGGAAGGAGCGGACTATGTGCTCCTTTTGGGTGCCGACGCCCTGGGCGCGTGGGGGACGACCCTGCGCAACGCCAAGGCCTTTGCCGATGGCCGGGAGCGGGCCGTGCGCGTGGTGTACGTGGGTCCGGCCATGACCGCGACCGCTGCGGTGGCCGATGCCTGGATTCCGTGTACGCCGGGCACTGAGGGCGTTGTGGCCATGGGCCTGGCCAATATGATCCTGGAGCGCCGTTCGCCGTCCAAAGTGGCGGGGCTGGCGGAGTTCCGCAAACAGGCTGCGGGCTTTACCCCGGACGCGGTGGCCACGCGCAGCGGCGTGGCGGCGGAAACACTGCTGGGCCTGGCCAAGGAACTGCTTGCCGCAGGCAAGCCCCTGGTGGTGCCGGGCACGACCGCGGCCCAAGGGCTGGCGGTGTCCGACGCCGCGGCCGCTTTGGCGGTCAATGTGCTGCTCGACCGCATCAACATGCCGGGTGGTGTCATGGTGCTGCCGTGGGGTCCCAAGGTCGTGGCCGCCGCCCCGGACAAGAAGGCCATGATGGGCCGCGACGTGGTGGGCTATCTGGCCGCCGTGGCTGCGGGGAACGCGCCGGCGCCCAAAGTGCTTTTGGTGCATGCCGCCAACCCCGCCTACGCGCTGCCGGATCTGAAGACCGCACAGACCGCCTTGGATAAAGCCGGGTTTGTGGTGTCCTTCAGCTCCTTCATGGACGAGACTGCGGCGCAGGCGGATCTGATCTTGCCCGATAGCCTCACCTATGAGCGCTACGACGACGCCTACACTCCCTATGGTTCGGGACAGGCCAATTACACCATGGCCGCGCCCATCCTGAAACAGCCGCTCTTCGCCACCAAGGCCGCCGCGGACGTGGCCCTGGGGGTGGCATCCAAGCTGGGCGCCGATCTGGGCTTTGCCTCCTTTGAGGATGTGCTCAAGGCCAAGGCCGAGGCCCTGGGGCTGGATTTCGAAGCCGCGGCCACGGGCTCGGTCTGGTTGGGGACGGAATTCGCCGTACAGCAGCTGGATCTGGCCAAAGTCCAGGCGCCGGCCTCTGCGGCCACTGCCGCGGACCTGACCCTGGTGCCGGTAGCCAATTTGAAGATCGGCAGTCCCAAGGTCGCCACTCCGCCCTTTGGCACCAATGCCATCAGCCCGCGGGAACTCCAGGGCAAAGACATGGTGGTGGCCATGAACGCCGCTACGGCCTCCAAGCTTGGGGTGCGTGCCGGCGACGCCGTCACCCTTTCCGGGGCGGGCGGTGAGTGTCGCGCGCGGGTGCGCATCTTTGAAGGCGTTGTGGACGGCGCGGTGATGGCGCCGCTGGGCCTCGGCCATACCGCATGGGATGCTTTTTCCAGAGGCAAAGGCGCCAATGTGTTTCAGATCCTGGGCACGCAAGCGGACGTGGCGGGCTTTACCCGGTTTGCCACTGCACCGGTGGGCGTGCGCAAGGCCTAA
- a CDS encoding argininosuccinate synthase: MSDIKKIVLAYSGGLDTSAILKWLAVTYECEVITMTADLGQGEELSGIEDKARATGATKAYVVDLREEFARDYVFPMMRAAAVYEGGYLLGTSIARPLIAKKLVEIALAEGAQAVAHGATGKGNDQVRFELSVMALAPQIRTIAPWREWSLRSRTDILAFCREHGIPVPVTEAKPYSCDRNLLHLSFEGGELEDPAREPGPGTYLLCVPPEKAPDTPEEVTIVFEAGDPVAVNGERLSPAGIFERLNALGGKHGIGRLDMVENRFVGIKSRGVYETPGGTIIYRARRDLEGITMDRELLHLRDSLVPRYAEMVYNGFWFSPEREALQAFMDKASERVTGEVRLRLYKGGVYPVGRTSPCSLYNPDLATFERDEVYNQADAAGFIRLHGLRLMAQAGLGGRS; this comes from the coding sequence ATGAGTGATATCAAAAAGATTGTGCTCGCCTATTCGGGCGGCTTGGATACGTCCGCCATCCTCAAATGGCTGGCCGTGACCTACGAGTGCGAAGTCATCACCATGACTGCGGATTTGGGTCAGGGAGAGGAGCTCTCCGGCATCGAGGACAAGGCCCGGGCCACCGGGGCCACCAAGGCCTACGTGGTGGATTTGCGGGAGGAGTTCGCCCGGGACTACGTCTTTCCCATGATGCGCGCCGCTGCGGTGTACGAGGGCGGCTATCTGCTGGGCACCTCCATCGCCCGGCCGCTCATCGCCAAGAAACTGGTGGAGATCGCCCTGGCCGAGGGCGCCCAGGCCGTGGCCCACGGCGCCACAGGCAAAGGCAACGACCAGGTGCGCTTCGAGCTTTCGGTCATGGCCCTGGCCCCGCAGATCCGCACCATCGCCCCGTGGCGGGAGTGGTCGCTGCGCTCGCGCACGGACATCCTCGCCTTTTGCCGCGAGCACGGCATCCCCGTGCCCGTAACCGAGGCCAAGCCCTATTCCTGTGACCGCAATCTCCTGCATTTGAGCTTCGAGGGCGGGGAACTGGAAGACCCGGCCAGAGAACCCGGACCGGGGACGTATCTTTTGTGCGTGCCGCCCGAAAAGGCCCCGGACACCCCGGAGGAAGTCACCATCGTCTTCGAGGCCGGAGATCCCGTGGCGGTGAACGGCGAGCGCCTCTCGCCAGCAGGCATCTTCGAGCGTCTCAACGCCTTGGGCGGCAAGCACGGCATCGGCCGCTTGGACATGGTGGAAAACCGCTTCGTGGGCATCAAGTCCCGCGGGGTGTACGAGACCCCCGGAGGCACCATCATCTACCGCGCCCGGCGCGACCTGGAAGGCATCACCATGGACCGGGAACTGCTCCACCTGCGCGACAGCCTCGTTCCCCGCTACGCCGAGATGGTGTACAACGGCTTTTGGTTCTCCCCGGAGCGCGAGGCCCTGCAAGCCTTCATGGACAAGGCCAGCGAGCGGGTCACCGGTGAAGTGCGTCTGCGCCTCTACAAGGGCGGGGTATATCCGGTGGGCCGGACTTCCCCGTGCTCGCTCTACAACCCCGACCTTGCCACCTTCGAGCGCGATGAGGTCTACAACCAAGCGGACGCTGCGGGCTTTATCCGCCTGCATGGCTTGCGCCTCATGGCCCAGGCGGGGCTTGGAGGCCGGTCGTGA
- the argF gene encoding ornithine carbamoyltransferase, whose translation MKHFLSFADLSAQTAMALVRRGAVMKAENFRSEQLSGKTIALIFEKASTRTRVSFEVAVRHLGGSTIFLTPADSQLGRSEPLRDTARVLSRYVDGLVVRTFAQANLEELARFGSIPVINALSDLLHPCQVLCDVLTMYERTPDLGSLIVAWVGDGNNMAHSWIEAAALFGFTLRLATPAGFEPDAQVVAAARAAGARLELGHDPKAAVRGAHYVNTDVWASMGQEAEAGARLAAFSGFQVDAALMALAHPQAKFLHCLPAHRGEEVSEEVFEGPQSIVFDQAENRLHIQKAILEWIFAQENTTYE comes from the coding sequence ATGAAGCATTTTCTTTCCTTTGCAGACCTGTCGGCACAGACCGCCATGGCCCTGGTGCGCCGCGGCGCGGTCATGAAGGCGGAGAATTTCCGCTCGGAGCAGCTTTCGGGCAAGACCATTGCCCTGATTTTTGAAAAGGCCTCCACCCGGACACGGGTGTCTTTTGAGGTGGCGGTGCGCCATTTGGGCGGGTCCACCATCTTTCTTACTCCGGCGGACTCGCAACTGGGCCGAAGTGAGCCCCTGCGCGACACCGCCCGGGTGCTTTCGCGTTATGTGGACGGGCTGGTGGTGCGTACCTTTGCCCAGGCCAATCTGGAAGAGCTCGCCCGCTTCGGCTCCATCCCGGTGATCAATGCCCTCAGCGATCTGCTTCATCCCTGCCAGGTACTCTGCGACGTGCTCACCATGTACGAGCGCACGCCTGACCTTGGGTCGCTCATCGTGGCCTGGGTGGGGGACGGCAACAACATGGCCCATTCCTGGATCGAGGCCGCCGCGCTCTTTGGCTTTACCTTGCGTCTGGCCACCCCGGCGGGATTCGAGCCCGACGCCCAGGTGGTGGCCGCGGCCCGCGCCGCCGGCGCCCGGCTGGAACTGGGACACGACCCCAAGGCCGCGGTGCGTGGGGCCCATTACGTGAACACCGATGTGTGGGCCTCCATGGGGCAGGAAGCCGAGGCCGGAGCACGGCTTGCCGCGTTTTCCGGCTTTCAGGTGGATGCCGCGCTCATGGCCCTTGCCCATCCGCAGGCCAAGTTTCTCCATTGCCTGCCCGCGCACCGCGGCGAAGAGGTGAGCGAGGAGGTCTTCGAAGGCCCGCAGTCCATTGTGTTCGATCAGGCGGAAAACCGTCTCCACATTCAAAAGGCCATCTTGGAATGGATCTTTGCGCAGGAGAATACGACCTATGAGTGA
- the qrcA gene encoding menaquinone reductase multiheme cytochrome c subunit QrcA, with amino-acid sequence MANSKSSVVLPFLVGVVASLVLGWWAFPKVLYSQKTQPIRFDHVVHVEGQAMTCDQCHTYRENGSYAGLPTTAACADCHSDVQGEDPEEQRFVTEYVQQGKEVEWLVYQYQPDNVYFSHIAHKDIECTKCHLDVANMKNPPVYYENRISGYSKNTMKMWECERCHAQNGASNACFVCHK; translated from the coding sequence GTGGCAAACTCGAAAAGCAGCGTCGTTCTGCCGTTTCTCGTGGGTGTGGTGGCGTCGCTGGTCCTGGGGTGGTGGGCATTCCCCAAGGTCTTGTACAGTCAAAAGACCCAGCCCATCCGCTTCGACCATGTGGTGCACGTGGAAGGTCAGGCCATGACATGTGACCAATGTCACACGTACCGGGAAAACGGCTCCTACGCTGGGCTCCCGACCACAGCGGCCTGTGCGGATTGCCATTCGGACGTGCAAGGAGAGGATCCGGAAGAGCAGCGTTTCGTCACCGAGTACGTGCAGCAGGGCAAGGAAGTGGAGTGGCTCGTATACCAGTACCAGCCGGACAATGTCTATTTTTCCCACATCGCGCACAAGGATATCGAGTGTACCAAGTGTCACTTGGATGTGGCCAACATGAAGAATCCTCCGGTGTACTATGAAAACCGCATCTCTGGATACAGCAAGAACACCATGAAGATGTGGGAATGTGAGCGGTGTCATGCCCAAAATGGCGCCAGTAACGCCTGCTTCGTATGCCATAAATAG
- the rfbC gene encoding dTDP-4-dehydrorhamnose 3,5-epimerase codes for METRTTSIPGVVLVRPRRFEDERGAFCETYREDVWSAAGVAARFVQDNTAWSLRAGTVRGLHFQVPPHAQAKLVRVVRGRIFDVVVDLREDSPTFRRWESFELDAASRWQLFVPKGLAHGYMTMEDDTEVAYKVDAYYAPNAEAGIRWDDPDLAIPWPSFAPIVSQKDRMLPLLVERELWWDTEVWEG; via the coding sequence ATGGAGACACGGACGACGTCCATTCCCGGGGTAGTGCTGGTGCGGCCGCGGCGCTTTGAGGACGAGCGGGGGGCCTTTTGCGAGACCTATCGCGAAGACGTATGGAGTGCTGCAGGGGTTGCCGCCCGTTTCGTGCAGGACAACACCGCCTGGTCGCTTCGCGCCGGCACGGTGCGGGGACTGCATTTTCAGGTCCCGCCCCATGCCCAGGCCAAGCTGGTGCGGGTAGTGCGGGGGCGAATCTTCGACGTGGTGGTGGATCTGCGTGAGGATTCGCCGACCTTTCGGCGCTGGGAATCTTTTGAGCTCGATGCCGCATCCCGTTGGCAGCTCTTTGTGCCCAAAGGCTTGGCCCACGGCTACATGACCATGGAAGACGACACCGAGGTGGCCTACAAGGTGGACGCCTACTACGCTCCCAACGCCGAGGCCGGTATCCGCTGGGATGATCCGGACCTGGCCATCCCCTGGCCATCGTTTGCCCCCATCGTCTCGCAAAAAGACCGCATGCTTCCCCTGTTGGTGGAAAGGGAACTCTGGTGGGATACGGAGGTATGGGAAGGATAA
- a CDS encoding PhoH family protein yields the protein MEPTVEREIRFGDADVAREVCGPGGAFLETVAGMTGLSVVSVGSAVRLAGDDTIMVDVVAEFFAQVADLVRAGYRLFDRDVEQGLRLMLRDPHARLAQYYRESVFVVSSRKSVMPKTGRQREYIHALRESDLTLGIGPAGTGKTYLAVAVGVWFFLQKRVKRLVLTRPAVEAGEKLGFLPGDLVEKVNPYLRPLYDALHDMLDPVRVQEMMTSGSIEIAPLAFMRGRTLNDAYVILDEAQNTTPEQMKMFLTRLGYGSRAVVTGDVTQIDLPGHVDSGLVQAITVLRDVPGVAMVHFDQADVIRHPLVGRIVQAYERHARSVASNPSRSNSHGHRR from the coding sequence ATGGAGCCGACGGTGGAGCGCGAGATTCGTTTCGGGGATGCCGACGTGGCCCGGGAGGTCTGCGGCCCGGGCGGGGCGTTTTTGGAGACCGTGGCCGGCATGACCGGGCTTTCCGTGGTGAGCGTAGGGTCTGCGGTGCGTCTTGCCGGCGACGACACCATCATGGTGGACGTGGTGGCGGAGTTCTTTGCCCAGGTGGCGGACTTGGTGCGTGCGGGCTACCGCCTGTTCGACCGGGATGTGGAGCAGGGGTTGCGCCTGATGCTGCGCGATCCTCACGCCCGGCTCGCCCAATACTACCGGGAGTCGGTGTTTGTGGTGTCCTCGCGCAAGTCGGTGATGCCCAAGACCGGACGGCAGCGGGAATACATCCACGCCTTGCGGGAGAGCGATCTCACGCTGGGCATTGGCCCAGCAGGCACGGGCAAGACCTACCTGGCCGTGGCCGTGGGGGTGTGGTTCTTCTTGCAAAAGCGGGTCAAGCGCCTGGTGCTCACCCGTCCGGCCGTGGAGGCCGGGGAAAAGCTCGGATTCCTGCCCGGGGATTTGGTGGAAAAGGTCAATCCGTACCTGCGCCCCCTCTACGACGCCCTGCACGACATGCTCGACCCGGTGCGCGTGCAGGAGATGATGACCTCAGGCAGCATCGAAATCGCACCGCTGGCCTTCATGCGTGGCCGCACCCTCAACGACGCCTACGTCATCCTGGATGAGGCCCAAAACACGACGCCGGAGCAGATGAAGATGTTTCTCACCCGCTTGGGCTATGGCTCCCGGGCGGTGGTCACCGGGGATGTGACCCAGATCGACCTGCCGGGGCACGTGGACTCCGGCCTGGTGCAGGCCATCACCGTGCTGCGGGATGTCCCGGGTGTGGCCATGGTGCACTTCGATCAGGCCGATGTCATCCGCCATCCCTTGGTGGGCCGCATCGTGCAGGCCTACGAGCGCCATGCCCGCAGCGTGGCCTCCAATCCTTCCCGGAGCAACTCCCATGGACATCGTCGTTGA
- the moaA gene encoding GTP 3',8-cyclase MoaA: MLMDRHGRTVSYLRLSVTDRCNLRCLYCRPAEAISFIPHERVLSYEEMIEIVAAAQELGVHKVRLTGGEPFARKDFVPFVARLHARFPKLDLRITTNATMLAGRMPELRDAGVRTVNISLDTLSPHTFAQITGVDAHRVVLAAIEEALASGIRVKINAVALRGINDTELPAFVDFARTYGVDVRFIEFMPIGYQCRWTEENFWPAEEIVAAFHAMEILRPETNTEPHSGPARMYRIIGSQGRLGVISAVSHHFCASCNRLRVTCEGRLRTCLFSDEEYDVAGVLRRPDYQRTQLLELFQRANAAKPLGYELLAARKRTNVCQRVMTTIGG, from the coding sequence ATGCTCATGGATCGTCACGGCCGTACGGTGAGCTACTTGCGGCTGAGTGTCACGGATCGGTGCAATCTACGCTGTCTCTATTGCCGACCTGCGGAGGCCATTTCCTTCATCCCTCATGAGCGCGTCCTTTCCTACGAGGAGATGATCGAGATCGTCGCCGCTGCCCAGGAGCTCGGGGTGCACAAGGTGCGCCTGACCGGCGGAGAGCCTTTTGCCCGTAAAGACTTCGTGCCCTTTGTGGCGCGGCTGCACGCGCGCTTCCCCAAGCTCGATCTTCGCATCACCACCAACGCCACCATGCTTGCCGGTCGCATGCCCGAGCTTCGGGACGCCGGGGTGCGCACCGTGAATATTTCTTTGGATACGCTGTCGCCGCACACGTTTGCCCAAATCACCGGGGTGGATGCCCACCGCGTGGTACTGGCCGCCATCGAGGAGGCTCTGGCTTCCGGCATCCGGGTGAAGATCAATGCGGTTGCCCTGCGCGGCATCAATGACACGGAACTCCCGGCCTTTGTGGATTTTGCCCGCACCTACGGGGTCGATGTGCGCTTCATCGAGTTCATGCCCATCGGCTACCAATGCCGCTGGACCGAGGAAAACTTTTGGCCCGCCGAGGAGATCGTGGCGGCCTTCCATGCTATGGAGATCCTGCGTCCGGAGACCAATACCGAGCCCCACAGCGGCCCGGCCCGTATGTATCGTATCATCGGCTCGCAAGGCCGTTTGGGTGTCATCTCTGCGGTGAGCCATCACTTTTGCGCCAGTTGCAACCGACTGCGGGTGACCTGCGAAGGCCGTTTGCGCACCTGCCTGTTTTCCGACGAAGAATACGACGTGGCTGGCGTGCTGCGCCGTCCGGACTACCAGCGCACGCAGCTCTTGGAGCTCTTTCAGCGCGCCAACGCCGCCAAACCCTTGGGCTATGAGCTCTTGGCGGCCCGCAAGCGGACCAACGTATGCCAGCGGGTGATGACCACCATTGGCGGCTAG
- the qrcC gene encoding menaquinone reductase iron-sulfur cluster-binding subunit QrcC — protein sequence MQHMEFKVKWGMVIDLDKCTGCGACSIACRAENNIPPMQDASNKLRTTDWMNIYELSNGKKFPDLEIAYLPRPCMQCGKPSCSTVCPVVATTKDEEGGIVSQVYPRCIGCRYCMAACPYHARYFNWFDPIWPEGMEKTLTPYVSARPRGVVEKCTFCHHRFNAAKEQARMSGADPLDLPEDAYIPACAEVCPTGAIVFGNLKNPEHRVAKLAASKYAFRLLARLGTDPQVYYYSKRDWVRQLGDNYLQKELKGGEHV from the coding sequence ATGCAACATATGGAATTCAAAGTGAAGTGGGGCATGGTCATCGATCTCGACAAATGTACGGGATGCGGTGCCTGTTCCATTGCGTGTCGGGCGGAAAACAACATTCCACCCATGCAAGATGCATCCAATAAATTGCGTACGACGGATTGGATGAATATCTACGAACTCTCCAATGGGAAGAAATTTCCCGATCTGGAGATTGCTTACCTGCCGCGTCCGTGCATGCAGTGCGGCAAGCCCTCGTGCTCCACGGTCTGTCCTGTGGTGGCAACCACCAAGGACGAAGAGGGCGGTATTGTGAGCCAGGTGTATCCGCGCTGCATCGGATGCCGGTACTGCATGGCCGCGTGTCCCTATCATGCCCGCTACTTCAACTGGTTCGATCCCATTTGGCCGGAAGGCATGGAAAAGACCCTCACGCCTTATGTGTCGGCTCGGCCCCGCGGCGTGGTGGAAAAGTGTACCTTCTGCCATCACCGTTTCAACGCCGCCAAGGAGCAGGCCCGCATGAGCGGCGCTGATCCGTTGGATCTGCCGGAAGATGCGTATATTCCGGCCTGTGCCGAAGTCTGCCCCACGGGGGCCATCGTTTTCGGCAATCTCAAGAATCCCGAGCACCGCGTGGCCAAGCTCGCTGCCTCCAAGTATGCCTTCCGCCTCTTGGCGCGGCTCGGCACGGACCCGCAGGTGTACTACTACTCCAAGCGGGATTGGGTGCGGCAGCTGGGAGACAACTACCTGCAGAAGGAACTCAAGGGAGGCGAGCATGTCTGA
- the ybeY gene encoding rRNA maturation RNase YbeY, with amino-acid sequence MDIVVDTFADPRLPFSPSELADLVRCLARTLQISLHGLVVRITHDQEMAELHARFAGGLGPTNVLSFPTDDPGRLGDLVLSADTVAREAELYLQPFRAYAARLVAHGLLHLAGLPHGPEMDALTDLAVAECAADVSGFAWGEP; translated from the coding sequence ATGGACATCGTCGTTGATACCTTTGCCGATCCGCGCCTGCCTTTTTCTCCTTCGGAGCTGGCGGATCTTGTGCGGTGTTTGGCGCGCACCTTGCAGATTTCCCTGCACGGCTTGGTGGTCCGCATCACCCATGACCAGGAAATGGCCGAGCTCCATGCGCGTTTCGCCGGTGGGCTGGGACCTACCAACGTGCTCAGTTTTCCCACCGACGATCCCGGCCGTCTGGGGGACCTGGTGCTTTCTGCCGATACCGTGGCCCGGGAAGCGGAACTCTACCTGCAGCCCTTCCGGGCGTACGCGGCCCGGCTCGTGGCCCATGGACTCCTCCATTTGGCGGGTCTGCCCCATGGACCGGAAATGGACGCGCTGACGGACCTGGCGGTGGCCGAGTGTGCCGCCGATGTTTCGGGGTTTGCCTGGGGGGAGCCGTAA
- the qrcD gene encoding menaquinone reductase integral membrane subunit QrcD, translating to MSEREFWPEGVERCDLGKFLAWLGFISIFLVWGAYGAYKVLGTGIGVTALDNYFGFGLWITFDLAVIALGAGAFFSGFLRYIMRIDELKNIINLAVIVGFLCYSGAMLILVLDIGQPLRAWFGYWHPNVHSMLTEVIFCITCYCTVLIIEYVPLILENRQIAKNRFCHHLAHNFHVYMPLFAGIGTFLSTFHQGSLGGMYGVLFGRPFVFREGFFIWPWTFFLFVASAIASGPAFTMLCATFMETITGRKLVSYETKKLMGKIAGLLLCFYMFFKILDTYAWAKGILPGMGLTFDQMYNSAAGYGKTWLWVELFWCGVIPAIMLVTPAVRNRPALLYTAAILDCVGIVINRFVFTVQALAIPVMPFDQWFSYAPNWAEWSTSLMIIAYGFLVMSLSYRYLPIFPQERALNR from the coding sequence ATGTCTGAGAGAGAATTCTGGCCTGAGGGGGTGGAGCGCTGCGATCTGGGCAAATTTTTGGCCTGGCTCGGCTTCATCTCGATCTTCCTCGTGTGGGGTGCGTACGGCGCCTACAAGGTCCTGGGCACGGGTATCGGTGTCACCGCCCTGGACAACTATTTCGGTTTCGGCTTGTGGATCACCTTCGACCTGGCGGTCATCGCCTTGGGCGCGGGCGCCTTTTTCTCCGGGTTCTTGCGCTACATCATGCGCATCGATGAGCTCAAAAACATCATCAACCTGGCGGTGATCGTCGGCTTTCTCTGCTACTCCGGCGCCATGCTCATCCTGGTGCTGGATATCGGCCAGCCGCTGCGGGCGTGGTTCGGTTACTGGCATCCCAATGTGCACTCCATGCTGACGGAAGTGATCTTCTGTATCACCTGCTACTGCACCGTGCTCATCATTGAGTACGTGCCCCTGATCCTGGAGAACCGCCAGATCGCCAAGAACCGCTTCTGCCATCATCTGGCCCATAACTTCCACGTGTACATGCCGCTTTTCGCGGGCATTGGCACCTTCCTCTCCACGTTCCATCAGGGTTCCCTGGGCGGCATGTACGGTGTGCTCTTTGGTCGGCCCTTTGTGTTCCGCGAAGGCTTCTTCATCTGGCCGTGGACCTTCTTCCTGTTCGTGGCCTCGGCGATTGCTTCGGGTCCGGCCTTCACCATGCTGTGCGCCACCTTCATGGAGACCATTACCGGCCGCAAGCTGGTAAGCTACGAGACCAAGAAGCTCATGGGCAAGATCGCTGGTCTGCTTCTGTGCTTCTACATGTTCTTCAAGATCCTCGACACCTATGCCTGGGCCAAGGGGATCTTGCCGGGCATGGGCCTGACCTTCGACCAGATGTACAATAGCGCCGCTGGCTATGGAAAAACGTGGTTGTGGGTGGAGCTCTTCTGGTGCGGCGTCATTCCTGCCATCATGCTGGTGACCCCGGCGGTGCGCAATCGTCCTGCCTTGTTGTACACGGCGGCCATCCTCGATTGCGTGGGCATCGTCATCAACCGCTTCGTCTTCACCGTGCAGGCCCTGGCCATTCCGGTCATGCCTTTTGATCAGTGGTTCTCCTACGCCCCCAACTGGGCGGAGTGGTCCACCTCGCTTATGATCATCGCATACGGATTTCTGGTCATGAGCCTCTCCTACCGCTATCTGCCCATCTTCCCCCAGGAGCGGGCGCTCAACCGGTAA